From the genome of Bosea sp. Tri-49, one region includes:
- a CDS encoding LysR substrate-binding domain-containing protein — translation MFELSQLRCFVAVAEELHFGRAAARLNMTQPPLSRQVQILERVLDVVLLERSNRTVKLTPAGKSFLAEARRLLKLAESAALLAKRVANGKAGSINIGFTATSAYSYVPRLVAACRRELPDVEISLKEMVSSDQLKRLDSGEIDIGLLRPPIPRRGLSAFRVMAEPLIAAVPAGHALARGESVALPDLAGEPFIMYAPYEARYFHDLLVELFSRAGLVPNYVQHLAQIHSMLAMVHSGVGVALVPETAVNLRFSGVALRALDLPRHRPAELFFVSRDDNDNPLVPIVTALAREIAETSETIQRLDRSIQ, via the coding sequence ATGTTCGAGCTGAGCCAGCTGCGCTGCTTCGTCGCTGTCGCGGAGGAACTGCATTTCGGCCGCGCTGCGGCGCGGCTGAACATGACCCAGCCGCCGCTCAGCCGGCAGGTCCAAATCCTCGAGCGGGTGCTCGACGTGGTGCTGCTGGAGCGCAGCAACCGCACGGTGAAGCTCACTCCCGCGGGCAAGAGCTTCCTCGCCGAGGCGCGCCGGCTGCTCAAGCTGGCGGAGAGTGCAGCCCTGCTCGCCAAGCGCGTCGCCAACGGCAAGGCGGGCTCGATCAATATCGGCTTCACCGCGACCTCGGCTTATTCCTATGTGCCGCGGCTCGTCGCCGCCTGCCGTCGCGAATTGCCGGATGTCGAGATCTCGCTGAAGGAGATGGTCAGCAGCGACCAGCTCAAGCGGCTCGACTCGGGCGAGATCGACATCGGCCTGCTGCGCCCGCCGATCCCGCGCCGCGGCCTCAGCGCCTTCCGGGTGATGGCAGAGCCGTTGATCGCCGCTGTTCCCGCTGGCCACGCTCTGGCGCGGGGCGAGAGCGTGGCGCTGCCCGATCTCGCCGGCGAGCCGTTCATCATGTACGCGCCCTATGAGGCGCGTTACTTCCACGATCTCCTCGTCGAGCTGTTCTCGCGCGCCGGCCTCGTGCCGAACTATGTCCAGCACCTCGCGCAGATCCATTCGATGCTCGCCATGGTCCATTCCGGCGTCGGCGTCGCGCTGGTACCGGAGACGGCGGTCAACCTGCGTTTTAGCGGAGTCGCCCTGCGCGCCCTCGACCTGCCGCGCCATCGTCCGGCCGAGCTCTTCTTCGTCAGCCGCGACGACAACGACAACCCGCTGGTGCCGATCGTTACCGCGCTGGCGCGGGAGATCGCCGAGACCAGCGAAACAATTCAACGATTGGATCGATCGATCCAGTGA
- a CDS encoding Bug family tripartite tricarboxylate transporter substrate binding protein — protein sequence MTGSITRRRALGLAGGALAAPFIARQGYAQSYPAKPVTVIIPFGAGGTTDVIGRIICEKLQQRLGKAFVIENRAGAGGNTGVAALAHATPDGYTIGMTTVSTHGINPNLYKDRLPFRAIEDFEFLSLSSSQPNFLCIHPSLPAKTVPELIAYLKANPGKENFGSSGIGTSIHLCGELFMQLAGVKMQHVTYRSSAALVQDVVAGNVKLSFDNFTSPYPHYKAGTLRGLAVTTVERARIAPEIPPLAETLPGFDISSWNGFLAPKGTPKEICDSLTREMQAILKDPGVVSRFEELGAAATPSTGAEAKAKSVAELAKFKDIIEKAGITIQN from the coding sequence ATGACCGGATCGATCACGCGCCGCAGGGCGCTCGGACTCGCGGGCGGCGCGCTCGCAGCCCCTTTCATCGCGCGACAGGGCTATGCCCAGAGCTACCCGGCGAAGCCGGTCACGGTGATCATCCCGTTCGGCGCCGGCGGCACGACCGACGTGATCGGCCGGATCATCTGCGAGAAGCTGCAGCAGCGGCTCGGCAAGGCCTTCGTCATCGAGAACCGGGCGGGCGCGGGCGGCAATACCGGCGTCGCCGCGCTCGCCCATGCCACGCCCGATGGCTACACGATCGGCATGACGACGGTTTCGACGCACGGGATCAATCCCAATCTCTACAAGGACAGGCTGCCCTTCAGGGCGATCGAGGATTTCGAATTCCTGTCGCTGTCGTCGTCGCAGCCGAACTTCCTCTGCATCCATCCCTCACTGCCGGCCAAGACCGTCCCGGAGCTGATCGCCTATCTCAAGGCCAATCCCGGCAAGGAGAATTTCGGCTCCTCGGGCATCGGCACCTCGATCCATCTCTGCGGCGAACTCTTCATGCAGCTCGCCGGCGTGAAGATGCAGCACGTCACCTACCGCTCCTCGGCCGCGCTGGTGCAGGACGTCGTCGCCGGCAACGTCAAGCTCTCCTTCGACAACTTCACCTCGCCCTATCCGCACTACAAGGCCGGCACGCTGCGCGGTCTCGCCGTCACCACGGTCGAGCGGGCCAGGATCGCGCCTGAGATCCCGCCATTGGCAGAGACGCTGCCGGGCTTCGACATCAGCTCCTGGAACGGCTTCCTTGCGCCGAAAGGCACGCCCAAGGAGATCTGCGACAGCCTGACCCGTGAGATGCAGGCGATCCTGAAGGACCCCGGCGTCGTCTCGCGCTTCGAGGAACTCGGCGCGGCGGCGACGCCCTCGACCGGCGCGGAGGCCAAGGCGAAGTCGGTCGCCGAACTCGCCAAGTTCAAGGACATCATTGAAAAGGCCGGGATCACCATCCAGAACTGA